A stretch of Pseudomonadota bacterium DNA encodes these proteins:
- a CDS encoding thioredoxin — protein sequence MAPAFAQFEQKYGKKITIISVNSDDADLSAKMKPYKKSQYIPETVVLRDGKVVEQKVGALSLPQLEQLMKKGSP from the coding sequence ATGGCACCCGCGTTTGCTCAGTTTGAGCAGAAATACGGCAAGAAGATCACCATCATCAGCGTCAACTCAGACGACGCTGACCTGTCGGCCAAGATGAAGCCCTACAAGAAGTCGCAGTACATCCCGGAAACGGTGGTACTGCGAGATGGCAAGGTTGTCGAGCAGAAGGTGGGGGCATTGTCACTCCCGCAGCTCGAGCAGCTGATGAAGAAGGGCTCACCCTGA